Genomic DNA from Solea senegalensis isolate Sse05_10M unplaced genomic scaffold, IFAPA_SoseM_1 scf7180000016561, whole genome shotgun sequence:
TCTTTTGCCTCAGACTCTGCACATTTAGATGAGTTTTTACCTTTGATTCATGGTGTTTGTATATTCATGTCACTTAAGAGTTACTTGTTATTTTTTCTCTAAATTGTGTTAAACAGTCCTGTCCTCTGCTCAAGTCCTCAGACAGCTGCTGGAGTGTCCTGCTGATCCGGGCTGTACGGAAAGCGCGGGGTTAAACAGCACACTGGCTCTGAAGGCGGAGCTTCAGTCTCTGCAGGTCCACTCTCTTTATGAGGAAATGATcactgataaacacacacaacagcctCTGACTGTGGTTCACGTTTCTGTTGTCCCACAGGGGGCGGAGTTTAACTCTCAGAGGGCCATTCAGGAAACTCTGCGTCGATCAGAGAGGACTAAGAACCTGATTAATGCAAGAGCTACtgaaggtaacacacacacatcagttcATACATAatccctaaccacaattcaaaatcCTTGTCCTGAACtttaccagttcctcagaaatgaggttctgtctcattaggaccaggttttaagAACACACTTTTCCTTATTAAATGTCTCTCTGCTCCTGAGGTGAGGATGACTTTAGTCCATTCTTCactcattaaaataataataatgatcatgatgataataataataataataacgatgatggcaataataataatgatgatactaataataataatgatgatgataataatgacaataataataataacaataataataataataataataataacaatattactCAGAGAAAAGGTGAGGGTCCTGAGTGGAAATGGCAAAGGTAATCTAGAAAATGAGTGTGTACCATTCCAGACCCAAGTGTAGCAGCATGCTAATTTCAGTTATCAGAGTGTGTCTTTCCTCCTCAGTGGTGAACGTCAGTCGCTCCCAGCATCTCTTCACTTCTCTGGTGAGTGTCAGCGTGCAGAAGGATCGGCTCCTCAGCCAGACTCTTCATGACAGAGCgctcacacatccacacagcCAGGACCTCAGAGCAGCACATGGCCCCTCCCTGGACATCTTCATGTCCTCTAACATGGTCAGACAGAAGCCCCTCCCCCCAAATGAAGAGCCCGTGCATGACAAGCCCAAGCCGTCATCGCGACCTGCCCACTCAACCTTTGACCTCTTCAGAAGGCAGAGACGGTGGGAGGGCACGTCCTGATACTCCTGCTGTCCAtttttgtgtgttcagtgtgaacAGAGACTTTTACAAATGATCAAGTTCCTCatattcagctgcagctgtgaataaaaagctcagtttaaaataaactgttgtttttcctgacaTGACGACCACTCAAAGCCACTAGTAaccttgtgtgcatgtgcgtgtgtgtgtgtgcgtgctctcACAGTCATTGTCACTGCAGGTTTCTCTCAGACTGACTCATGGttgtggagggaggaggacggAGCACAGTCTCCAGCATCCACGTGTGATTCCATGAAGACTGAGCCGTCCATAGAACCTCAGAACAGAGTACACAGAAGCTTCAATGAAGAGGCTGCAACAGCCAGTGTGggtcaaacacacactatttattttattacaacaCAGACAAGAAAAGACGAGGACAGACAGTCATACTACAGCTGGGACACAGACCACTCACTGCTAAGACACTGGGAGTAAACTAAGAATTTAAAGGAAACATGAActtcaaataaaacaccacATTAATAACACATCACCATCTAGGTGATAGAGACAGAATGTTAAAACTCTGAAActaacaattcaaatctttaCTAAACAAAATCAATCAAGAAAAGTATCTGGAGTCTGTGATGAGTTTATTTGAATATACATGGCAAAGGAGAACAGAGGCAACTGTAAGACAGGCATGAACACAGCCTGATGCTACCTCCAATTCTGAAGCTCTGTACTCTCGATTACACATATGCTGTGTCTCCATGGTGATACGGATCAGTTTTGCGGTAAACGGTAAAGCCGTCGATCAGTTCGTctttccactgagaacagtaGCTTTGCTTTGTAGACAGCTGTGGACTGTGTCTGATGGCTGACATGGATGGTGCCGGTCTACCTCCACCCTGaccataccgtaccattttactctggtaccccaggggaagggtgccaaagaatggaacaatcagggctggttattttgggaAAACAAGTACTGTACTGTAGCAAAGTGAAGCGTTTCACTCTGTGATCGTTAACATGTTTCATAGATGCAGGTGCAGATGTCTTCTCTTGGCTCCTTCATTATAAATTTTACACCAGGCTCTAATCGGCTTTTATTGACAAGGAATGAACACAATAACCAACCTTGAAACTAAGCTCAATCTGTACAATCACATGTTCCTGAACAGTGTCAACTAACAGCGGCTCTGTTTCTAATTAACTGCTCTAAttgaacagcttcagagtccTGGTGGTTAAATGACTTtctgctgtctccactgccctcTACTGACTGTtagcagaaaaacaaattaaatctgATTGACTGATTTGACTGACACATACCAATCAAAGGTCATGATGTGTACAGTTATTAAAATAATTCTGCACTTGTTCCCTCAACAGACGCATGAAAAAGTGAAGAGGACACAGGCGTCACCTGTCAGTCACCCTGATGTTCAGCGCTTTATCTTAGACACACTTTTCAACTttggaaactaaagtttgtgtcacgttaaaaaacactcactgctgcctccatcactgagttcacatGTGTCTGAAAGTATCaagtatcatttattttatatatagacATGGTTTATAGCACATGCAGATTATAAAAGTCCTCAAAGtgacaaaacagaaataaataaaacaaggaataataaatgcaataatataAAGTCACAGAGGGTACCTGCCATCTACTGAATCTTTTTTGTAACTGCAGTCAAAACCCAGAAAATTATATAACGATGATATAATAAATTATATCATCATTATAAAATCCATCCAATTTATACAgctttcaattcaattcaattttatttgtatatcgccaaatcataacatacattatctcaaggcactgtacatagacaacatcaggagagcagagaaccccaaccgttcacacaatgagcaaacactaggcatcagtggagagaaaaaactccctcttaacagaagaagaaatctcgaCCTCCCCCATGTGCACCTTCCCTCCCGGACCCTGTGGTATGCTGACCTCGGTCTCCTCTCCATTCCCCACACCTGCAGGCAAACCTTTGGCAACAGGGCTTTCAGTGTCGCGGCGCCGaccctctggaactcactccctctGGCTGTTGACCACGCACCAACTCTGGAGTTATTTATATCTCTGATAAAGCGACATTTGTTCCAGCAAGTTTTTACCACCTGattgtttgttagtgtttgtggtttgtggttttctttttttagaaaaagaatGGCTAAACTGAGATATGTTTGCATCAGGGTTCACTTCTCAAGTTAGTGGACCACGGTCACGTCACACTGTCAGAGTTCTGATGTTAGTGGACCGCGGTGACGTCACACTGTCAGAGTTCTGATGTTAGTGGACCGCGGTGACGTCACACTGTCAGAGTTCCGATGTTAGTGGACCACGGTGACGTCACACTGTCAGAGGTCCGATGTGAATGGACCGCGGTGACGTCACACCGTCAGAGTTCCGATGTTAGTGGACCGCGGTGACGTCACACCGTCAGAGTTCCGATGTTAGTGGACCGCGGTGACTTCCACCGTCAGAGGTCCGATGTCAATGGACGCGGTATCAGGTGTCACTGGACCGCGGTGACGTCACACTGTCAGAGTTCCGATGTCAGTGGACCGGGGTGACGTCACACTGTCAGAGGTCCGATGTGAATGGACCGCGGTGACGTCACACTGTCAGAGTTCTGATGTTAGTGGACCGCGGTGACGTCACACTGTCAGAGTTCCGATGTTAGTGGACCGCGGTGACGTCACACTGTCAGAGTTCCGATGTTAGTGGACCGCGGTGACGTCACACTGTCAGAGTTCCGATGTTAGTGGACCGCGGTGACGTCACACTGTCAGAGTTCCGATGTTAGTGGACCACGGTGACGTCACACTGTCAGCGGCAGGTGGACCCAAATGTATACACTACATGATATGGATAATATGACCCATTGCATCACATTTAACATGATTATCTGACTTTACAAGTCATTGCACAGCCAGAGTAAAGCAGCTATTAATAAATAATCCTTGCACGTTATTTCTGGGTGTGTCTCTGAAAGTCTTGTTTGTCCTGATTCTTATGTTTGTAAGCGtcacacgtctctctctctcagactggCTCATGCCCTGAACATGAGTGGTCATGtcgaggtggaggaggaggaggacggagcAGAGTCCAGCTGTCTGTCCATGAAGAGTGAGCGGTCCAAAGATCTCAAAGCTTCAGAGACAAACCTGGATCCTCTCACACAAAGTAAGAGACCTGCTAAACAACTCTTGACTTTACCAGTGTTTATTGTGCTGACTAGGGATGTCCTGATCCaatattgatatcggatattGGTCCGATATCAAACAAAAAATGCATATCGGATTATATcagactgcctctaaaatctccgatataagcgCTCCGATACAGgagtccattccgctccagcacttctatctGCATGTTGAATGCATGTAGGTGacgtgatcacaacaacagtgtgtgtgtgtgctactgctatttcagaggttacacatttgtctttaacctctgaaatcagaggctacgaagcctCACAGCAAGTGCAAGGTAGCCgttagcaccacgctagctcatcctgaggcaacaacattatttcataaaccagcgccacctgtcgactttcaacagcctctgtttgttaattataccaaaaaaaaaacagtgaaaacaggtTTTGAAGAACTACATATGCAACAGAGATTCTCCATTTTTATATCAGCCAAGGaactccaggttctccaggtacCCACGGTCCCTCCAGCAGAAGACTCACCTCATTGAATCTGTGTGATCTTACAGGCTATTGCACCACACGTCTGTAAAGTCCAGAAGTGAGAGGGTGAATGATCATGTTTTTATGCTCCCAGTGCAGGCAATAAAGTGAATTCATGCACAGACCAATGGCTTATGATTAAATGTATTCAAGACAAACTGGTTTGTAATGTTGTTTATTAGCATGTGTGACAGACCTATTCATTAGAGATCACATGACCTGCATCAGAAAGAACATGCTATTAGTTGCCTCTGTTTAAAGAGCAAAAGTGTGGCAGGAGTCGTGGAGTGGAATCCAacgtgtcagggaactacgttGAAATCCAActtgtcagggaactatggtggaaTCTAacgtgtcagggaactatggtggaaTCTaatgtgtcagggaactatgtcTAATGGAACGTGTCAGGAACTATGGTGGAATCTaatgtgtcagggaactatggtggaatgtcagggaactatggtggaaTCTAAGTCAGGAACTATGGTGGAATCTAATGGAACtatgtgtcagggaactatggtggaaTCTAATCAGGGAACTGGTGGAATCTAacgtgtcagggaactatggtggaaTCTGTGTCAGGAACTATGGTGAATCTAATGTGTGGAATCTAACGTGTCAGGAAGGTGGAATCTAATGTGTCAGGGAACTAGGTGAAATCTAAGGTTTCAGGGAACTACGTTAAAATCCAATGTGTGGTGTCAAGGAACTATGGTGGAATTAACGTGTCAGGAATGGTGGAATCTAACGTGTCAGGAACTGGTGGAATCTAACGTTTCAGGGAACTACGTTAAAATCCaatgtgtcagggaactatggtaaCGTTTCAGGAACTGTGGGAACTATGGGAATCTAACTTGGTGGAATCTAACGTTTCAGGAACTAAAATCCaatgtgtcagggaactatgttGGAATCTAAcggtcagggaactatggtgaaAAACGcttcagggaactatggtggaaTCTAACGGGAAACTAAATCCaatgtgtcagggaactatggtggaaTCTGTCAGGAACTATGGTGGAATCTAACGTTCAGGAACTACAAGAACAAtctgtcagggaactatggtggaaTCTAaagtgtcagggaactacggtgaaATCTAACGTTTCAGGGAACTACGTTAAAATCCAATGTGTCATGGAACTATGGTGAAATCCAAcctgtcagggaactatggtgaaATCCAAcctgtcagggaactatggtggaaTCCAAcctgtcagggaactatggtgacTTTTATGTGGTGCCTACCACAAAgaatgtaaacactctttcctctttctttgaGTTTGTTCTTGGGTGTTTTCTTCCATATGTGCAGTATGCACAGGAAGAGTCTGTGATAGGAGAGGAGTGagtgggaaagagagagagacacacagacaaacaaacagagagagacagacaaacagagaaagagacacagacaaacagagagagagacagacagacaaacagagagagagacaggtacAGGTTAACAACATAACATTCATTTCAACCAGTCCAAAATCTACAATCATCGTTAACAACCACATGCTAATCCACCACGAAGCAGCACGCCATCCCTGGCCCCGCCCACAACCCAGGCCCATTACtaaatacatgtttgtgtttgcagaggtcagtACTACACATTCTACAGGATTCAGCTGTCTGTCTATAAAGAGTGATCAGTCCAAAGAGATTCCTCCAGACTTCAGTGATGAACCTGgatccacagacacagagtgagtTTGAAGATGATTCAGCTGTTAGTAAAACTGCTTTCTCCTTCCACCATAGACATAGCATGAGCTGCAAAACACTATTTCACTACAGACACTGCCTTTTTGAAGGCTTCAGATTAAGGAACCTTGTTGGTATGGCCTGTATgcttctgcactttactttattacatctctcttttaacttttatattctgttgtgacTTTTGTATCTAAAGTTGACTAGTTTCTGTAactatttgtaatatttatgcTGCTATCTGGACCAGGATAACAGCAGTCACTTTCCCTCCATATACTTTGCTCTTACTCATCTTGTGTCTCTGGTTACTTCAAACCTTTCCTTTTTGAGTGTGACAGCAAATCAAAGCACATATGACTGCAGTAATCactaaatgtcttcacagagagaagaggacgaGCAGTGGTTCTGAGGAGTTGTCCTGCTGTACTTTGTGTAAACAAGCTCTGAAGGATCCTCTCTCTACCAGCTGTGGACACTGCTTCTGCAGACAATGCATCAACTCATTCTGGGATCAGGCGGCTTCATCTGGACCTTCCTCTTGTCCCCAGTGTGTACCAAGATCCAGAACCAAACCTGGACTGCATATAGTCAGTCAAACCAGTACCACAGAGAGTAAGGGCCTTCTATACTTTTCACTTCCATGTCTGTGGCGAGTTGCACATACATTCTTCTCAGCCAGGTTTCATGTCACTCTGGTGTTTCATGTCACTCCTGTGTTCCATGTCACTcctgtgttttatgtcactCACCGGagtgacataaaacacaggAGTGTTCATGTCGCTCCTGTGTTCCATGTCGCTCCTGTGTTCCATGTCACTCTGGTGTTTCATGTCACTCTGTtcagagccggattaaataaatggactatactagacagactgtattttttgggcccccctccatcgatgttaattatgaattgaaatctgtaacttaccaaagttacttataaaagtgaattcacattttacatagcgtagtctttggttacgagttggttctttgtatgccaaaataagtcatgtgtcgtatattaaacagcctatcagactattttttttatttttattaccgtatttatacgttactacaaggttctattaaatgctattaaatgatCCTTTTCTTATCCattgcgagtgtcattgttaaggcagtagtaccagtaaatcaccaataggtgtcagcattgctatgtaaacaagaaaataagataaatgttgtaagctattgcattttacAGAAAATCTTagttaaatgtgttgattaaattgaatagtttaataagtagtcaaatatacaaagaccaatcaaatgtgcagtaagagaaactgtgctgtcgtgataaagtggtttattttcatggacaagcatcacctctcttccattttctggtattcaacattcagcagctcagctcctggtctggactgttcagcagttttctccactggtctggatgtttctctggatggtgtactgtgcactgttgtttttggaagccattctagatttagtcttagttttagtcttttggactaaaacgcttattagttttagtcacttttagtaatttctatatgtgatacttttagtccaattttagtccatgaaaactcaaaaaagttttagtcagttttaggtttcttttttttaaaaaaaagaactcttttaacaaatccatttagGTCAATAATTATTGGAGATTACCGTTGAgcagaaacctttaatctccatatttcaacttttcaacagttttttcccTGAATTGATGCCGACTTcatcatacaacagtgtcacacataagtttgacatgaaatttcctccgccggtggtgcgccgcTACAgactctagatcggcttggaagggctcggggcgaaggtggtttacagcgatGAAACACCAGAGTGACATGAAACACCAGAGTTACATGAAACACCAGAGTTACATACATTACAGAAACACCAGAGTTGAATGGCGTGCTGGGTGACATGAGGAAATACTGGGTGACATGAAACACCAGAGTTAGATGGCGTGCTGGAGTGACAGCAGAAACACCAGAGTTACATGAAACACTGGAGTTANNNNNNNNNNNNNNNNNNNNNNNNNNNNNNNNNNNNNNNNNNNNNNNNNNNNNNNNNNNNNNNNNNNNNNNNNNNNNNNNNNNNNNNNNNNNNNNNNNNNGGTGTTTCTTGTAGCTCTGGTGTTTCATGTGTAATGGCatattgcatgcacacagacacacagtttctttatgtcacacaaggttcagtggttagttgtttcttgggtcacacgaggtgtagagggcaattataagtttcccatttcatctcaaggtccctgtcctcccaagaaactccctgctctctactgatatctgctagtttctcacaacagcttattggcatcatatcagacaactactctatccaatgaaccttctgttcttctgtatcacgtacacatactgctgaagacatgtttatatacgccttgtttctctctgctcagtgttgttcactttgcagactcttcgactctgtaaactgtgctcctctggttgcaactcagattaaatcaacttgcttgtattcatccgactcagttctcgtgcttcatctcactcacaaaagttcccacaacaatttggtgtcagaagtgggatcgTCTGAGAGTCCGTCGGGATCAAAAGGACGTCGGCAGCGCGCACCTGGAATCCAGGAGATCTTCCTCTACCTCCAACCAAGTATTCAGAGAGAGGGGACCGGCGATCcaattgattgactgactggcTCCACGACGATCCAAGATAAAGATAACGTCCGTTTGAGACGGtgagatgttgactttccaaattccaaatttaccaatgattcatgaataatgacaatgattctgtaatcaatagagaaaagtttttttatgtattttctgagTCTGTGGATACTTGCATTACTGCTGGTCATCATTTTCCATCGTTtacttcctttttgttttggaacatTGACACGGAACTGTCATGTTGTAGGTTTTGATTGAAGGGGTTTACTTCCTTGAAATTGaaactgagtttgtaggtataggttttcataacctgatactgagtttgtaggtacAGATTTTTATAATCTGATACTGAGTTGTAGGTACAGATCTTTATGGTCTGATACTGAAGTAGGTGAGAACTTTCCACTCTCACTGAGGTAGGTGAGAACGTTCCATTCTCACTGAAGTTAGGTGTGGGTTATAGGCGTCAAAGACCTACCCCTAGGATTATTTACTAGAAGTCAGGGACTTACCGGTAGACAGGGTCTATACGAGGTAAATAATCAAAAGAGTCAGGGACTCTTGgtaaaaaggaaacatgggTACCCAAGGAAGTAAACGAGCGAAAAATGATCCAGACAGTCCAATTATTCTggccatgaaacaaaaatatggggATCAAAGTGTTGAATGTTTAAATTACTGGGTAACAAATCATGGATTCCCAGAAGGGGGATCGTTGAGCAAAACTCAACTGAAAAAATTACGTGAAAGtcttgagaaagaaagacagacaattatgagcaaaaagagagtgaaaagtgataaaatgagAGAGATTGAAAAGAATGAAGGATGTCTGAAAAAGTGGGAAGATGAATGTGAAACGAGAGAAAGGAGACAAGTGTGCAAAATGATAACATGTATGAAAGTTGataagaaagacaaaggaagtgattttgaaCCTAAGAGTAAAAAGAATTCTCTCTATCCTAAACTGACAGGGTGCGGGCAGAGCTCTCTGGTTGATGACGCTTCCTGGTCCCTCCCTCGAAGACGACCCCCTCCAGATGCAATGGCTCCGCCTTCGGTTCCTCCTCCATACAACGCCTCATCTGCCACGTCATCACCGATGTCATCCACATCCTCTTTCATGAACACTCCCTCCCCAGGCTCCagtgtcctcacctcctcctccctctcccctccaatTGCAGCACGCACCAGACAACAATCAGATTCAGCTCTTACGATGCCAATGGTGCAAGTTATGGGTCCGGATGGAAATCCAGGTTTTGGCTACCGCCCATGGACAACTCAGGACCTGATTGATGCAGCATCACACCTCCCAAAGCCTGCACAAGGTGGCGCTGCCATGGCACGAGCCTATGTTCAGTTCATCAAAGATTTCACACCAACCTCAGGCGAAATCCAGAGAGTCatgatgaaatacatgaaaccaTCTGATTTCTCCAAGGTGAAAGACATTTTCCCAAGAGA
This window encodes:
- the ppp1r35 gene encoding protein phosphatase 1 regulatory subunit 35, which produces TVLSSAQVLRQLLECPADPGCTESAGLNSTLALKAELQSLQGAEFNSQRAIQETLRRSERTKNLINARATEVVNVSRSQHLFTSLVSVSVQKDRLLSQTLHDRALTHPHSQDLRAAHGPSLDIFMSSNMVRQKPLPPNEEPVHDKPKPSSRPAHSTFDLFRRQRRWEGTS